The following coding sequences lie in one Sandaracinaceae bacterium genomic window:
- a CDS encoding protein meaA — protein MSPKAHQLVTKAGDVLDRETPWIFRTYAGHSSPRASNELYRKNLEAGQTGLSIAFDLPTQCGYSSDHSLARPEVGKVGVPINSLDDFHVLFDQIPLDRMNTSMTINGTSMWLLALYVALARERGTDEKLLRGTTQNDIVKEYLARGTYIFPPQASLRIIAEMYEWCLERVPNWNASNICSYHLQEAGATPGQELAFALVNAIGTLDTLKERGHFTPEQFEQAVGRISFFVNSGIRFVEEMCKMRAFAEMWEEITTERYKVADKRMRRFRYGVQVNSLGLTENQPENNAWRILIETLGVTLSRNARCRALQLPAWNEALSLPRPWDQQWSLRL, from the coding sequence ATGAGCCCGAAGGCCCACCAATTGGTCACCAAGGCCGGCGACGTCCTCGACCGCGAGACGCCCTGGATCTTCCGTACGTACGCCGGTCACAGCAGCCCGCGCGCGTCCAACGAGCTCTACCGCAAGAACCTGGAGGCGGGCCAGACCGGCCTCTCCATCGCGTTCGACCTGCCCACCCAGTGTGGCTACAGCTCGGACCACAGCCTGGCGCGGCCCGAGGTGGGCAAGGTGGGCGTGCCCATCAACTCGCTCGACGACTTCCACGTGCTCTTCGATCAGATCCCCCTCGATCGGATGAACACGTCGATGACCATCAACGGCACGAGCATGTGGTTGCTGGCGCTGTACGTGGCGCTGGCGCGCGAGCGCGGCACGGACGAGAAGCTGCTGCGCGGCACCACGCAGAACGACATCGTCAAGGAGTACCTGGCACGCGGGACCTACATCTTCCCGCCCCAGGCCAGCCTGCGCATCATCGCCGAGATGTACGAGTGGTGCCTGGAGCGGGTGCCCAACTGGAACGCCAGCAACATCTGCTCGTACCACCTGCAAGAGGCTGGCGCGACGCCAGGACAGGAGCTGGCCTTCGCGCTGGTCAACGCCATCGGCACGCTGGACACGCTCAAGGAGCGCGGGCACTTCACGCCCGAGCAGTTCGAGCAGGCCGTGGGGCGCATCAGCTTCTTCGTGAACAGCGGCATCCGCTTCGTCGAAGAGATGTGCAAGATGCGCGCGTTCGCGGAGATGTGGGAGGAGATCACCACCGAGCGCTACAAGGTCGCGGACAAGCGCATGCGGCGCTTCCGCTACGGCGTGCAGGTGAACTCGCTGGGCCTGACCGAGAACCAACCGGAGAACAACGCCTGGCGCATCCTGATCGAGACGCTGGGTGTGACCCTCAGCCGCAACGCCCGCTGCCGCGCGCTGCAGCTCCCCGCCTGGAACGAGGCGCTCTCGCTGCCGCGCCCGTGGGACCAGCAGTGGTCGCTGCGCCTGC